In Pedobacter sp. SL55, the following proteins share a genomic window:
- a CDS encoding SDR family oxidoreductase produces the protein MYNQPMLKDDALKGKTIVVTGGGTGLGKAMGTYFLQLGANLVITSRKLDVLQKTAEEMEAATGGKVLAVQCDVRDNAQVENVLAETLAKFGSVDVLVNNAAGNFISPTERLSANAFSSIIDIVLKGTVNCTLAFGKHWIKEKQPASVLNIVTTYAFTGSGYVVPSACAKGGVLALTRSLAVEWGKYGIRTNAIAPGPFPTKGAWDRLLPGDLAEKFDFKNRVPLKRVGDHQELANLSAFLVSDFSNYINGEVITIDGGEWLQGAGQMNGLEAIPNEMWDMLEQMTRGAKGS, from the coding sequence ATGTACAACCAACCCATGTTAAAAGATGATGCTTTAAAAGGCAAAACTATTGTAGTTACAGGCGGCGGAACAGGCTTAGGCAAAGCGATGGGCACTTACTTCTTACAACTAGGTGCCAATTTGGTAATTACCAGCAGGAAGTTAGATGTGCTGCAAAAAACAGCCGAGGAAATGGAAGCCGCTACTGGCGGTAAAGTTTTAGCTGTACAGTGTGATGTAAGGGATAATGCTCAAGTTGAAAATGTGCTCGCAGAAACCTTAGCGAAATTTGGCAGTGTTGATGTATTGGTGAACAACGCAGCAGGCAACTTCATTTCTCCTACCGAGCGTTTGTCGGCAAATGCCTTTTCTAGTATTATCGATATTGTACTAAAAGGAACCGTAAACTGTACTTTGGCTTTCGGCAAACATTGGATTAAGGAAAAGCAACCAGCAAGCGTACTCAATATCGTAACTACTTATGCTTTTACAGGTTCTGGTTATGTAGTGCCCTCGGCTTGTGCCAAAGGTGGCGTATTGGCTTTAACACGTTCTTTGGCCGTAGAGTGGGGTAAATACGGAATTAGAACCAACGCCATTGCACCAGGTCCATTCCCTACCAAAGGTGCGTGGGATAGATTATTGCCTGGCGATTTAGCAGAGAAATTCGATTTCAAAAACCGTGTGCCGCTGAAACGTGTAGGCGACCATCAAGAATTAGCTAACCTGTCTGCCTTTTTAGTTAGCGATTTTTCTAATTACATTAACGGCGAGGTAATTACCATTGACGGTGGCGAGTGGTTGCAAGGTGCCGGCCAAATGAACGGTTTAGAAGCAATACCTAATGAAATGTGGGATATGTTAGAGCAAATGACTAGGGGAGCTAAGGGGAGTTAG
- a CDS encoding enoyl-CoA hydratase/isomerase family protein yields MNTISTSVKDKLAIITLNRGKSNSLNREMVTELSDMLHNIENDDNIGGVIITGRENFFSAGLDLIELYHYNEEEAKSFWHLFLNFTAKITAFKKPLVAAINGHSPAGGCVIALACDARVMAEGKYIIGLNEVPVGIIVPNSIFSLYSFWLGKANAYRNLLAGKLFSPEEALAVGLVDELVKPESIMTAAERKVRKYMAFETNTWQQSKLNLRKELIVTTSADQSKDLEIMLKQWWSPSTRAILKSLIESLKPQTPKGA; encoded by the coding sequence ATGAATACCATTTCCACATCTGTAAAAGATAAACTTGCCATCATCACTTTAAACCGCGGAAAATCTAACTCGCTTAACCGAGAAATGGTTACCGAATTAAGCGATATGCTTCACAACATTGAAAACGATGACAACATTGGCGGCGTAATCATTACCGGAAGAGAAAATTTCTTTTCGGCAGGTTTAGATTTAATTGAACTTTATCATTACAACGAAGAAGAAGCCAAGAGCTTTTGGCATTTGTTCCTCAACTTCACTGCAAAAATTACTGCATTTAAAAAACCTTTGGTAGCGGCCATTAATGGTCACAGCCCAGCGGGTGGTTGTGTTATTGCCTTAGCTTGCGATGCTAGGGTAATGGCTGAGGGAAAATACATCATTGGTTTAAATGAAGTACCTGTTGGGATTATCGTTCCAAATAGCATTTTTAGTTTATATTCTTTTTGGCTGGGAAAAGCCAACGCTTACCGTAATTTATTAGCAGGCAAATTATTTTCTCCAGAAGAAGCTCTTGCTGTTGGTTTGGTAGATGAACTGGTAAAACCCGAAAGTATCATGACTGCCGCCGAAAGGAAAGTGAGAAAATACATGGCTTTTGAAACTAACACTTGGCAACAAAGTAAACTGAACCTACGTAAAGAGCTTATTGTCACAACCAGCGCCGACCAAAGCAAAGACCTAGAAATCATGCTGAAGCAGTGGTGGTCGCCAAGTACAAGGGCTATATTAAAGTCGTTGATAGAAAGCCTAAAACCCCAAACCCCTAAAGGGGCTTAA
- a CDS encoding thiol-disulfide oxidoreductase DCC family protein: MMKAQPIVFFDGVCNLCNGAVQFIIKYDKLSIFKFASLQSDVAEIMLSPYGLDVSEFNSIVLLQNGKVYDKSSAVLHIARQLRYFSPLYFLIFIPKFARDWAYNLVARNRYKVWGKQETCMLPSGSLKARFIN, encoded by the coding sequence ATGATGAAAGCACAGCCTATTGTCTTTTTTGATGGAGTTTGTAACCTGTGCAACGGGGCAGTTCAATTTATCATTAAGTATGATAAGTTAAGTATTTTCAAATTTGCTTCTCTACAAAGTGACGTTGCGGAAATAATGTTGAGCCCTTACGGCTTAGATGTTAGCGAGTTTAACAGTATTGTGTTGCTTCAAAATGGTAAGGTGTATGATAAATCATCAGCCGTATTGCACATTGCAAGACAATTGAGATACTTTAGTCCTCTCTATTTTTTAATTTTTATCCCAAAATTTGCCAGAGATTGGGCTTATAATCTTGTTGCTAGAAATCGATACAAGGTCTGGGGCAAACAAGAAACTTGTATGTTGCCGTCGGGTTCTTTAAAAGCTAGGTTTATCAACTAA
- a CDS encoding ABC transporter ATP-binding protein, with product MLTIQNLSFTINNSFILSEVNLELNKGECICLFGKNGSGKSTLLKCISGIYTFKGKINLDGFNQEQRAEYFGNLGFFSPIAFMIF from the coding sequence ATGTTAACCATACAAAATCTTAGTTTTACTATAAATAACAGCTTCATTTTATCAGAAGTTAACCTAGAATTAAATAAAGGAGAGTGTATTTGTTTGTTTGGGAAAAATGGGAGTGGAAAAAGTACATTGCTAAAATGTATTTCGGGTATTTATACTTTTAAAGGTAAAATAAATTTGGATGGGTTTAATCAAGAGCAGCGAGCTGAGTATTTTGGAAACCTTGGCTTTTTTTCCCCGATAGCCTTTATGATTTTTTAA
- a CDS encoding TlpA family protein disulfide reductase encodes MIKALKILAVFILIFAIIQTARIYCNGSTIPNYKYRGIDGAYHSKNDLPKTPVIFVYFSPDCGFCEKAIPELKNLHKKTSYINFVFITNQKFEKMVIDFIESNKLTELTNAILIDEKDSFPVDFGLGMVYSTPTFLLYNKNGNFVKKITDYKEIKSIKI; translated from the coding sequence ATGATAAAAGCACTGAAAATTTTGGCTGTTTTTATTCTGATTTTTGCAATAATACAAACGGCAAGAATATATTGTAATGGTAGCACAATACCTAATTACAAATATAGGGGAATAGATGGGGCTTATCACTCGAAAAATGACTTGCCAAAAACACCTGTCATATTTGTTTATTTTTCTCCAGATTGTGGATTTTGCGAAAAAGCCATACCTGAATTAAAAAATCTTCATAAAAAGACAAGCTATATAAATTTTGTGTTTATTACTAATCAGAAATTCGAAAAAATGGTAATTGATTTTATAGAATCAAATAAGTTAACCGAGTTAACAAACGCTATCTTAATAGATGAAAAAGATAGCTTTCCGGTTGATTTTGGATTGGGGATGGTTTATAGCACGCCGACATTTTTACTTTATAATAAAAACGGAAATTTTGTAAAGAAAATTACGGATTATAAAGAAATCAAATCAATAAAAATCTAA
- a CDS encoding ATP-binding cassette domain-containing protein, translating into MVLHKKIMVGEMMAIISLAGSLIPAVARLSQINLQLQEAKVAFDRMYDFTSIKPEFEAQEITSLDFKKLAVKNISFRFAGRKPVLQDISFALAKGEIIAILGESGCGKSTTVAILEKFYQVEQGEILINSTLIENIYTPTWRNILASVPQEIKLFNGTLLDNIAIGNTEQEVLAIVDFCNVNGFNKYFEALPQGYFTLVGEEGINLSGGQKQLVALARALYRKPQVLLLDEATAAMDRNTERFILQLLNQLRNEMAIVLITHKIQTAKVADRIYVIEDGKITTSGMPSQLLETDNFFSRAVADALL; encoded by the coding sequence ATGGTATTGCATAAAAAAATAATGGTTGGCGAAATGATGGCGATTATTTCTTTAGCTGGCTCACTGATACCTGCGGTCGCTAGATTAAGTCAAATTAATTTACAATTACAAGAAGCCAAAGTTGCTTTTGATAGGATGTACGATTTCACATCGATTAAACCAGAGTTTGAAGCCCAAGAAATTACTTCTTTAGATTTTAAGAAATTAGCGGTAAAAAATATTTCCTTCCGCTTTGCGGGAAGAAAGCCCGTATTGCAAGACATTAGTTTTGCGCTTGCCAAAGGCGAAATAATTGCCATTTTAGGAGAAAGCGGTTGCGGTAAAAGCACCACCGTGGCAATATTAGAAAAATTTTACCAAGTAGAACAAGGAGAGATTTTGATAAATAGCACGTTAATTGAAAATATCTACACACCAACTTGGAGGAACATTTTAGCCTCCGTACCACAGGAAATAAAGCTTTTTAATGGTACTTTGCTGGATAATATTGCTATTGGTAATACAGAACAAGAAGTTTTAGCCATCGTTGATTTTTGTAATGTGAATGGTTTCAACAAATATTTTGAAGCCTTACCGCAAGGTTATTTTACTTTGGTTGGCGAAGAGGGAATAAATCTTTCTGGTGGACAAAAACAATTGGTAGCTTTAGCTAGAGCACTATATCGTAAACCTCAAGTTTTGTTGTTGGATGAAGCCACTGCGGCAATGGATAGAAATACAGAACGATTTATTTTACAGCTTTTAAACCAATTGAGAAATGAAATGGCAATTGTATTAATTACACATAAAATACAAACTGCTAAAGTAGCCGATAGAATTTATGTTATTGAAGATGGAAAGATAACGACAAGCGGTATGCCTTCCCAGTTGCTAGAAACGGATAATTTTTTCAGTAGGGCGGTGGCAGATGCTTTATTATAG
- a CDS encoding ATP-binding cassette domain-containing protein — protein sequence MKRSDVGKCMNDFVNTFELNDLLDAKLKTLSAGQKQRVELALAFMHQPKLILFDEPLNNLDIYFIDKFYSALNSYLLKHKASAIIVNHNVTSTPAWINKIGIIEDKFVKTTDNNKQGLDYIAAKIYQK from the coding sequence ATAAAGCGTAGCGATGTGGGCAAGTGTATGAACGATTTTGTAAATACATTTGAGTTAAACGACCTGCTTGATGCAAAATTAAAAACATTATCAGCAGGGCAAAAGCAGCGAGTTGAGCTAGCGTTAGCCTTTATGCATCAACCCAAATTAATCCTCTTTGATGAGCCTTTAAATAATTTGGATATTTATTTTATTGATAAGTTTTATAGTGCTTTAAACAGCTATTTGCTTAAGCATAAAGCTTCTGCAATTATCGTAAATCATAATGTTACGAGTACGCCAGCTTGGATAAATAAAATCGGTATCATCGAGGATAAGTTTGTTAAAACAACCGATAACAACAAACAAGGTTTAGATTATATCGCAGCTAAAATATACCAAAAATGA